One Microbacterium sp. W4I20 DNA window includes the following coding sequences:
- a CDS encoding DUF899 family protein: MVSTAQTPLPPVVDSDTWQRELDALRVREKAATRELDAIAAQRRRLPMVRMPEYTLVGAEGEVRLTDLFDGHSQLIVYNHMWSDGNEWQCPGCTGFTSQFTRLDVIERYYDARFVIVTNGPIDEALAYRERVGNTMAWYSSADSSFGSDVDAPPNGGFAVNVFLRDGDAVYRTWHTSGRGTERLSYLQGLVDLLPYGRQEEWEDSPDGWPQHGTYTQGIGSKEIAALYGAGS; this comes from the coding sequence ATCGTGAGCACCGCCCAGACTCCTCTTCCGCCCGTCGTCGATTCCGACACCTGGCAGCGCGAGCTCGACGCGCTGCGGGTGCGCGAGAAGGCTGCGACCCGTGAACTCGACGCGATCGCCGCCCAGCGGCGACGGCTCCCGATGGTGCGGATGCCGGAGTACACGCTCGTCGGCGCCGAGGGCGAGGTGCGGCTGACCGACCTGTTCGACGGGCACTCCCAGCTGATCGTCTACAACCACATGTGGTCGGACGGCAACGAGTGGCAGTGCCCCGGCTGCACCGGTTTCACCTCGCAGTTCACACGCCTCGACGTGATCGAGCGGTACTACGACGCCCGCTTCGTGATCGTGACGAACGGCCCGATCGACGAGGCGCTCGCCTACCGCGAGCGCGTCGGCAACACGATGGCGTGGTACTCGAGTGCCGACAGCAGCTTCGGGTCCGACGTCGATGCTCCGCCGAACGGCGGGTTCGCGGTGAACGTCTTCCTCCGCGACGGCGACGCCGTGTACCGCACCTGGCACACGAGCGGCCGCGGCACCGAGCGCCTCAGCTACCTGCAGGGCCTCGTCGACCTGCTCCCCTACGGCCGCCAGGAGGAGTGGGAGGACTCCCCCGACGGCTGGCCGCAGCACGGCACCTACACACAGGGCATCGGGTCGAAAGAGATCGCCGCGCTCTACGGCGCCGGCAGCTGA
- a CDS encoding MFS transporter, with amino-acid sequence MAASFAPVQRLVISIAVLASFVTFLDGTVVNVALPAISREIGGGITTQQWVVDAYLITLSALILLAGSVSDAYGRVLVMRIGLIAFGVASIAVAAAFDPLTLIIARAAQGAAGALLVPSSLALITATMRAEVQARAIGVWTAFTTGAMLVGPLLGGLFVDFLSWRFVFLINVIPIAITLLLLGRLHLPELERRVKVDWWSGALCAIGLGAVVFALIEQPNLGWQSPAIWAPGILGAALFALFLVRQKTSAAPLMPLWLFRVRDFGWGNLATLFVYAALSLNGFVVGVYLQQGAGLSATAAGLASLPMTILMILLSSRAGAWAGRWGPRIFMTIGPLIMAAGALMLLTVGTDFDYWWQVLPAMIVMGLGLSLTVAPLTAAILGAIDEGHSGIASAVNNAVSRVAGLLVVAMLSTIVGGALDLGGFHNAAWVTASLLVLGGVVSWIGIRRNPAEAAPAAAAASDLEPH; translated from the coding sequence GTGGCAGCATCCTTCGCCCCCGTCCAGCGACTCGTGATCTCGATCGCGGTCCTCGCCTCCTTCGTCACCTTCCTCGACGGCACGGTGGTCAACGTCGCGCTGCCCGCCATCAGCCGCGAGATCGGCGGCGGCATCACGACGCAGCAGTGGGTGGTGGACGCCTACCTGATCACGCTCAGCGCGTTGATCCTGCTGGCCGGATCCGTGTCCGACGCCTACGGCCGGGTGCTGGTGATGCGCATCGGGCTCATCGCGTTCGGGGTGGCCTCCATCGCCGTCGCGGCCGCGTTCGACCCGCTCACCTTGATCATCGCGCGGGCGGCGCAAGGTGCGGCCGGTGCGCTGCTGGTGCCGAGTTCCCTGGCGCTGATCACTGCCACCATGCGCGCCGAGGTGCAGGCCAGGGCCATCGGCGTGTGGACGGCATTCACCACGGGGGCCATGCTCGTGGGCCCGCTGCTCGGCGGCCTGTTCGTCGACTTCCTGTCCTGGCGCTTCGTGTTCCTCATCAACGTCATCCCGATCGCGATCACCCTGCTGCTGCTCGGTCGGCTGCACCTGCCCGAGCTGGAGCGTCGGGTGAAGGTCGACTGGTGGAGCGGGGCGCTCTGCGCGATCGGCCTCGGCGCGGTGGTGTTCGCCCTCATCGAGCAGCCGAACCTCGGGTGGCAGTCCCCGGCGATCTGGGCGCCCGGGATTCTCGGCGCCGCGCTGTTCGCCCTGTTCCTGGTGCGTCAGAAGACGTCGGCGGCTCCGCTCATGCCGCTGTGGCTGTTCCGGGTGCGCGACTTCGGCTGGGGCAACCTCGCGACCCTGTTCGTCTATGCCGCGCTCTCGCTGAACGGCTTCGTCGTCGGCGTCTACCTGCAGCAGGGTGCCGGTCTCAGCGCCACCGCGGCCGGGCTCGCCAGCCTGCCCATGACGATCCTGATGATCCTGCTCAGTTCGCGCGCCGGAGCGTGGGCCGGACGCTGGGGTCCGCGCATCTTCATGACCATCGGACCGCTGATCATGGCCGCGGGCGCGCTGATGCTGCTGACGGTCGGCACCGACTTCGACTACTGGTGGCAGGTGCTGCCGGCCATGATCGTGATGGGACTCGGGCTCTCGCTCACCGTCGCTCCGCTGACCGCCGCGATCCTCGGCGCGATCGACGAAGGGCACTCGGGCATCGCCTCGGCCGTGAACAACGCGGTCTCCCGCGTCGCCGGACTGCTGGTGGTCGCCATGCTGTCGACGATCGTCGGTGGCGCGCTCGACCTCGGCGGTTTCCACAACGCCGCCTGGGTCACCGCCTCACTGCTGGTGCTGGGCGGAGTCGTGTCGTGGATCGGCATCCGGCGCAACCCCGCCGAGGCCGCGCCGGCCGCTGCCGCGGCCTCCGATCTCGAACCTCATTGA
- a CDS encoding iron-containing redox enzyme family protein: MTASALVSDTAVAFASRGPLSDAVLRALTGGGGDAEHSALALEAVTASADILRDDDVQLALFILYASSYGSLPSIDPSLEWDPHLITTRRILEDALERTLREVVPMPALPEPTVDAVGRSLFALAAADTGPSLSRHIAKKGTREQAEEMLIQRSAYTLREADPHSWAIPRLTGRAKAALVEIQSDEYGGGRPNRVHQVLFANAMRAAGLDDTYGAYLDDLPAITLASFNMMSMFGLNRRLVGAIVGHLAAFEMTSSIPCRLYADGLRRLDFHEDVVEYFAEHVEADAVHEQIAARDLAGSLAEDRPDLLEDIMFGAAACLAVDGWTGEHILGAWTAGESSLRQRVSL, translated from the coding sequence ATGACCGCATCCGCCCTCGTCTCCGACACCGCCGTCGCCTTCGCCTCGCGCGGGCCGCTCAGCGACGCCGTCCTCCGCGCGCTCACCGGAGGTGGAGGTGACGCGGAGCATTCCGCCCTCGCACTGGAGGCGGTCACCGCAAGCGCCGACATCCTGCGCGACGACGATGTGCAGCTCGCGCTGTTCATCCTCTACGCCTCGTCCTACGGCTCGCTCCCTTCGATCGACCCCTCCCTGGAGTGGGACCCGCACCTGATCACCACGCGGCGCATCCTCGAGGATGCCCTCGAGCGCACGTTGCGCGAGGTCGTCCCGATGCCCGCACTCCCCGAACCGACGGTCGACGCGGTGGGGCGGTCGCTCTTCGCCCTCGCCGCGGCCGACACCGGCCCCAGCCTCTCCCGGCACATCGCGAAGAAGGGCACGCGTGAGCAGGCCGAGGAGATGCTGATCCAGCGGTCGGCTTACACGCTGCGGGAAGCCGATCCGCATTCCTGGGCGATCCCGCGGCTGACCGGCCGTGCCAAGGCGGCGCTGGTCGAGATCCAGTCCGACGAGTACGGCGGAGGTCGACCGAACCGGGTGCATCAGGTGCTGTTCGCCAACGCGATGCGCGCGGCCGGCCTCGATGACACCTATGGCGCCTACCTCGACGATCTGCCCGCCATCACGCTCGCGTCGTTCAACATGATGTCGATGTTCGGCCTCAACCGGCGGCTGGTGGGCGCGATCGTGGGTCATCTCGCTGCTTTCGAGATGACCTCGTCGATCCCGTGCCGCCTGTATGCCGATGGGCTGCGGCGGCTCGACTTCCATGAAGACGTCGTCGAGTACTTTGCCGAGCATGTCGAGGCGGATGCCGTGCACGAGCAGATCGCCGCACGCGATCTCGCCGGCAGTCTCGCGGAGGACCGCCCGGACCTGCTCGAGGACATCATGTTCGGGGCGGCCGCCTGCCTGGCCGTGGACGGCTGGACCGGAGAGCACATCCTCGGTGCCTGGACGGCTGGAGAGTCGTCGCTGCGACAGCGGGTGTCCCTGTGA
- a CDS encoding endo alpha-1,4 polygalactosaminidase, whose amino-acid sequence MPPRPAAARMKRTAAHPRHAAASPRHTAARLRHAAAAVGILLVLAGCAPATAIPEASAPASPAPSSHSRDWTGLPAAAGVDYQLGGAYEPADGVGIVGRDRAAEPAPGVYSICYVNGFQTQPGELETWDAELLLHRDGDVVFDPDWPDEALLDTSTAERRERIAAVVVPWIEGCADAGFDAVEFDNLDTYTRSDGALSLDDNLALATAFVEAAHDAGLAAGQKNSAEDAAALQADAGFDFAVTEECAVYEECQAYTAVYGEAVIDIEYADELPRPFAEMCADERSPASMVLRDRDLLTPADDGYVFEPCPM is encoded by the coding sequence ATGCCCCCTCGCCCCGCCGCTGCTCGCATGAAGCGCACCGCTGCACACCCACGGCACGCCGCTGCCAGCCCACGGCATACTGCTGCTCGCCTGCGGCACGCCGCCGCGGCCGTCGGCATCCTGCTCGTGCTGGCCGGCTGCGCCCCCGCGACGGCGATCCCGGAAGCATCCGCCCCCGCCTCGCCGGCTCCCTCGTCGCATTCCAGGGACTGGACCGGCCTTCCGGCGGCAGCAGGGGTCGACTACCAGCTCGGCGGCGCGTACGAACCGGCCGACGGCGTCGGCATCGTCGGGCGTGACCGCGCTGCAGAGCCCGCTCCGGGCGTCTATTCGATCTGTTACGTGAACGGGTTCCAGACCCAGCCGGGCGAGCTCGAGACGTGGGATGCCGAGCTGCTGCTGCATCGCGACGGGGACGTCGTCTTCGACCCCGACTGGCCGGACGAGGCCCTGCTCGACACCTCGACGGCGGAGCGTCGCGAGCGGATCGCGGCGGTCGTGGTCCCGTGGATCGAGGGATGCGCGGATGCCGGCTTCGACGCGGTCGAGTTCGACAACCTTGACACCTACACGCGCTCCGACGGCGCCCTGTCGCTCGACGACAACCTGGCGCTCGCCACCGCGTTCGTCGAGGCAGCGCATGACGCCGGGCTCGCCGCCGGGCAGAAGAACTCCGCCGAGGATGCCGCGGCGCTCCAGGCCGACGCGGGCTTCGACTTCGCCGTCACCGAGGAGTGCGCGGTGTACGAGGAGTGCCAGGCCTACACGGCGGTGTACGGAGAGGCCGTGATCGACATCGAGTACGCCGACGAGCTGCCGCGTCCGTTCGCGGAGATGTGCGCCGACGAACGATCGCCCGCGTCGATGGTGCTGCGCGACCGCGATCTGCTCACCCCGGCCGACGACGGCTACGTGTTCGAGCCCTGCCCGATGTAG
- a CDS encoding SDR family oxidoreductase, with protein MDSDIEARRAIVTGADSGIGRATAVALAAAGIDVGITFHSDERGAEETAEEVRSHGARALVVRLDTSDVPGCGGVIDGLIHELGGLDVFVNNAGTGTTTPFLDISLEEWNRVVDTDLTGAFVCLQHAARAMVAAGRGGRLIAVTSVHEHQPMVGMSAYDAAKHGLGGLMKNLALELGSAGISAVSVAPGEIATPMTDQTDQDPRGEDRPGIPLGRPGDAREVAALIAFLASPEGAYISGASIAIDGGMLQMGPQAGAAITSHDWRTV; from the coding sequence ATGGACAGTGACATCGAGGCGCGCCGCGCGATCGTGACCGGCGCCGATTCCGGGATCGGACGAGCCACCGCCGTCGCTCTCGCGGCCGCCGGCATCGATGTGGGGATCACCTTCCACAGCGACGAGCGGGGCGCCGAAGAGACGGCCGAGGAGGTGCGGAGCCACGGCGCTCGGGCCCTCGTCGTCCGGCTCGACACCTCCGATGTGCCAGGGTGTGGCGGGGTGATCGACGGCCTGATCCACGAGCTCGGCGGTCTCGACGTGTTCGTGAACAACGCGGGAACCGGAACGACCACGCCCTTCCTCGACATCTCGCTCGAGGAGTGGAACCGGGTGGTGGACACGGATCTGACCGGAGCGTTCGTCTGCCTGCAGCACGCGGCTCGGGCGATGGTCGCCGCGGGTCGGGGCGGTCGGCTGATCGCGGTGACGAGTGTGCATGAGCATCAGCCCATGGTGGGCATGAGTGCGTACGACGCGGCGAAGCACGGGCTCGGGGGTCTGATGAAGAACCTCGCGCTCGAGCTGGGCTCGGCCGGCATCAGTGCCGTGAGTGTCGCCCCCGGCGAGATCGCGACGCCGATGACAGACCAGACCGACCAGGATCCTCGGGGCGAGGACCGTCCCGGCATCCCGCTCGGTCGGCCGGGTGATGCCCGCGAGGTCGCCGCCCTGATCGCGTTCCTCGCGTCCCCCGAGGGGGCCTACATCTCCGGGGCATCGATCGCGATCGACGGTGGGATGCTGCAGATGGGCCCGCAGGCGGGAGCGGCGATCACCTCGCACGACTGGCGCACGGTGTGA
- a CDS encoding CDGSH iron-sulfur domain-containing protein — translation MSAAGERTTITPYPDGPLLVRGDIELQTPEGETITPHRRTVALCRCGLSVIKPFCDGTHKAAGFRTEEEGMSHGQ, via the coding sequence GTGAGCGCGGCGGGCGAGCGGACCACGATCACGCCGTACCCCGACGGCCCGTTGCTCGTGCGCGGCGACATCGAGCTGCAGACGCCCGAGGGCGAAACGATCACGCCGCACCGTCGTACGGTCGCGCTGTGCCGGTGCGGGCTGTCGGTCATCAAGCCGTTCTGCGACGGAACGCACAAGGCAGCGGGGTTCCGTACCGAGGAAGAGGGGATGAGCCATGGACAGTGA
- a CDS encoding HNH endonuclease signature motif containing protein: protein MNSTTELLDRVVTDLDSVLSGDVLAGLPDADRMDVLRVAGEAFRRIEAVVVESVASADVDFAHSFGCRGQNELLQRVLRTDVAGATRVGKAADAVRRQISPSSGERLEARYPAMREALLDGVIGVAGLLAAIGPIDKAAHKVGRAAMLAADALLADHARGYRTDDNEGHGVDADADPDAERDADAGADADVDVDGDAVPGPPVTPEDLRQFAQSVAMTLDPDGPEPSDRGAQNHRFLTIGRLRDGLHSIRGNVLPDVAAQFQSVIDAQNNPKTDGPPHPGVHFEDSEGPDSSGRDSAGRRSAGEGSGEPAFDDGFEDEPIDRRTAGQKRHDAFAAALGIAARHQDMPSLGGAAPTLVVHVDAKDLAAGRGWATMAGSQAPVPLHVAAHTACNGAIQRVLFDEGRIVGISVTDSVFTVHQRRAIIARDRECLVPGCHVPASWCEIHHVTEHARGGPTHTDNGVPLCWWHHRSLDWSGWEIRMNDGIPEIRGPEWWDPHGTWRTSRPRVPDLAHA from the coding sequence ATGAACAGCACCACGGAGCTCCTGGATCGGGTCGTCACCGACCTCGATTCGGTGCTGTCCGGTGACGTGCTGGCGGGTTTGCCGGATGCGGACCGGATGGATGTGCTCCGGGTTGCGGGGGAGGCGTTCCGTCGCATCGAGGCGGTGGTGGTGGAGTCGGTCGCGTCGGCGGATGTGGACTTCGCGCACTCGTTCGGGTGTCGTGGGCAGAACGAACTTTTGCAGCGGGTGTTGCGCACGGATGTCGCGGGCGCGACGAGGGTGGGGAAGGCCGCGGATGCGGTGCGCCGACAGATCAGCCCGTCGTCGGGGGAGCGGTTGGAGGCCCGGTACCCGGCGATGCGGGAGGCGTTGCTCGACGGGGTGATCGGGGTCGCGGGTTTGCTTGCGGCGATCGGTCCGATCGACAAGGCCGCGCACAAGGTCGGGCGGGCGGCGATGCTTGCGGCGGATGCTCTGTTGGCGGATCATGCGCGCGGGTACCGGACGGACGACAATGAAGGTCATGGGGTCGACGCGGATGCTGACCCGGATGCCGAGCGGGATGCGGATGCGGGTGCGGATGCGGATGTCGACGTGGATGGGGACGCGGTTCCGGGGCCTCCGGTGACGCCGGAGGATCTGCGCCAGTTTGCGCAGTCGGTGGCGATGACGCTCGACCCCGATGGCCCCGAACCGTCGGATCGGGGTGCGCAGAATCACCGGTTCTTGACGATCGGGCGCCTTCGTGACGGGTTGCATTCGATCCGGGGGAATGTGCTTCCGGATGTTGCGGCGCAGTTCCAGTCCGTGATCGATGCGCAGAACAATCCGAAGACGGATGGACCCCCGCACCCGGGCGTGCACTTCGAAGACTCAGAGGGCCCGGATTCCTCAGGCCGCGACTCCGCGGGCCGGCGCTCCGCAGGCGAGGGTTCGGGAGAGCCCGCATTCGACGACGGTTTCGAGGATGAGCCGATCGACCGGCGCACCGCCGGCCAGAAGCGCCACGACGCGTTCGCGGCAGCGCTGGGGATCGCGGCCCGCCACCAGGACATGCCTTCGCTCGGTGGGGCCGCCCCGACCCTGGTCGTCCATGTCGACGCGAAAGATCTCGCCGCGGGTCGGGGATGGGCGACGATGGCCGGGTCCCAAGCCCCCGTCCCACTGCATGTCGCCGCGCACACCGCATGTAACGGGGCGATTCAACGCGTGTTGTTCGACGAGGGTCGGATTGTGGGGATCTCGGTCACGGACAGCGTGTTCACGGTGCATCAACGGCGGGCGATCATCGCCCGCGACCGAGAATGCCTCGTTCCCGGGTGTCATGTCCCGGCATCGTGGTGTGAGATCCACCACGTCACCGAACACGCCCGCGGTGGGCCGACGCACACGGACAACGGGGTCCCGTTGTGCTGGTGGCATCACCGGTCGTTGGATTGGTCCGGGTGGGAGATCCGCATGAACGACGGGATCCCCGAGATCCGCGGACCCGAATGGTGGGACCCTCACGGGACCTGGCGTACCTCGCGACCACGGGTTCCTGACCTCGCCCACGCATAG
- a CDS encoding TetR/AcrR family transcriptional regulator produces the protein MTIDQAPRTTGRPRDPEVERSILSATQDLLVEEGYPGTTIAAVAARAQCGKSAIYRRWATKVDLVVAAVGDLHVTSELPDTGDLREDLLAVAMHFAGADERAGRVLASLLSHLGRDPELREVAYRAIGEPPVAALIAVIERWIERGVVSPDAPVRLIAGIVPTAAFGSVTLRQRALERAAVTELVDLVVIPALHAASS, from the coding sequence GTGACGATCGATCAGGCACCGAGGACGACGGGCCGACCGCGCGACCCCGAGGTCGAGCGCAGCATCCTCTCCGCGACCCAGGATCTCCTCGTCGAAGAGGGCTACCCGGGAACGACCATCGCCGCCGTCGCCGCCCGCGCCCAGTGCGGCAAGTCCGCGATCTACCGCCGCTGGGCCACGAAGGTCGACCTGGTCGTCGCCGCCGTGGGTGACCTGCACGTCACGTCCGAGTTGCCGGACACCGGGGATCTGCGCGAGGACCTGCTCGCGGTGGCCATGCACTTCGCGGGCGCCGACGAGCGCGCGGGCCGGGTGCTGGCGAGCCTGCTGAGCCACCTCGGGCGCGACCCCGAACTGCGCGAGGTCGCGTACCGCGCGATCGGCGAGCCACCGGTCGCCGCGCTCATCGCCGTGATCGAGCGCTGGATCGAACGCGGCGTCGTGTCGCCGGACGCCCCCGTGCGCCTCATCGCCGGCATCGTGCCCACGGCCGCGTTCGGCAGCGTCACGCTCCGCCAGCGCGCCCTGGAACGTGCGGCCGTCACCGAACTCGTGGACCTCGTGGTCATCCCCGCGCTGCATGCGGCGTCGTCATGA
- a CDS encoding pyridoxamine 5'-phosphate oxidase family protein, with translation MTDTTPVQRVAELIKDFRFAMFTTRNAEGRLVAHPLTVQEAEFDGDLWFLVSKSATLVIDIQADERVGVSLSSNDAWVSLAGTAELVEDRAKIKELWSPTVEAWFPEGPDDPDVGLLKFDAQSAEYWDSPGGKIASLFSFVKSKLTGEQYDAENEKVELPDH, from the coding sequence ATGACTGACACCACGCCCGTCCAGCGGGTCGCTGAACTCATCAAGGACTTCCGCTTCGCGATGTTCACGACGCGGAACGCCGAGGGGAGGCTCGTCGCCCACCCGCTCACCGTGCAGGAGGCGGAGTTCGACGGAGACCTCTGGTTCCTCGTGTCGAAGAGCGCGACGCTCGTTATCGACATCCAGGCCGACGAGCGCGTCGGCGTCTCCCTCAGCTCCAACGACGCATGGGTGTCGCTGGCCGGAACCGCAGAACTCGTCGAGGACCGGGCCAAGATCAAGGAATTGTGGAGCCCGACGGTCGAGGCCTGGTTCCCTGAGGGGCCGGATGACCCCGACGTCGGCCTGCTCAAGTTCGACGCCCAGTCCGCCGAGTACTGGGACAGCCCCGGTGGCAAGATCGCCTCGCTCTTCAGCTTCGTGAAGTCGAAGCTCACCGGCGAGCAGTACGACGCCGAGAACGAGAAGGTCGAGCTGCCCGACCACTGA
- a CDS encoding DUF6069 family protein: protein MTTTAADVHTGRPSRARTIVILSVAALAAIVGNALIAALAGVLGAPAGYGPLTLPAYGLFSILGVGVGWLGWRLVHRRARDPRRVLAVLVPVVALVSFVPDVLLLLLRFIPGTTDVGVYALMLMHVVVIAIAVPAYALASRDSRRERIDAPSEPRG from the coding sequence ATGACCACCACCGCAGCTGACGTCCACACTGGGCGGCCTTCCCGGGCGCGCACGATCGTCATCCTGTCTGTCGCCGCGCTCGCCGCAATCGTCGGCAACGCACTCATCGCCGCTCTTGCCGGGGTGCTGGGTGCACCGGCCGGTTACGGGCCACTCACCCTCCCGGCGTACGGGCTCTTCAGCATCCTGGGCGTGGGCGTGGGTTGGCTCGGGTGGCGGCTCGTCCACCGCCGCGCCCGTGACCCGCGCCGTGTACTCGCGGTGCTCGTTCCGGTGGTGGCCCTGGTCTCGTTCGTGCCGGACGTGCTGCTTCTGCTCCTGCGGTTCATCCCCGGCACGACGGACGTCGGCGTGTATGCCTTGATGCTCATGCACGTCGTCGTCATCGCGATCGCCGTGCCCGCGTATGCGCTCGCGTCGCGCGATTCGCGCCGGGAGCGGATCGATGCGCCCTCCGAACCGCGGGGGTAA
- a CDS encoding NADPH-dependent FMN reductase, with the protein MTTYNVGFLVGSISSTSINRRLARALVKLAPQADLTLTEIPIAALPFYSADNDGAIPAEAAEFKQAIEASDAIILVTPEYNRSVPGVLKNALDTASRPWGQNSLAGKPSAVIGGSVGPIGTAVAQQHLRSILSFLASPELSQPEAYIHMRDGLFTEDGEVTDDSTVEFLVSWLKAVHTHVAKSLSPVT; encoded by the coding sequence ATGACCACTTACAACGTCGGCTTCCTCGTCGGCAGCATCTCCTCGACCTCGATCAACCGTCGGCTCGCCCGCGCGCTGGTGAAGCTCGCCCCTCAGGCCGATCTGACCCTCACCGAGATCCCGATCGCCGCCCTCCCGTTCTACTCCGCCGACAACGACGGCGCGATCCCCGCAGAGGCCGCGGAGTTCAAGCAGGCGATCGAGGCGTCCGACGCCATCATCCTGGTGACCCCGGAGTACAACCGCTCCGTTCCCGGCGTTCTCAAGAACGCGCTCGACACGGCGAGCCGCCCGTGGGGTCAGAACAGCCTCGCCGGCAAGCCCTCCGCCGTCATCGGCGGCTCGGTCGGTCCGATCGGCACCGCGGTGGCGCAGCAGCACCTGCGCTCGATCCTCTCGTTCCTCGCATCGCCTGAGCTGTCGCAGCCGGAGGCGTACATCCACATGCGCGACGGGCTCTTCACCGAAGACGGCGAGGTCACCGATGACTCGACTGTCGAGTTCCTCGTGTCGTGGCTGAAGGCCGTGCACACGCACGTCGCGAAGTCGCTCAGCCCCGTCACCTGA